One window of Flavobacteriales bacterium genomic DNA carries:
- a CDS encoding TonB-dependent receptor: MRIFSMVLATFGLLTVQAQSDASRGGRVTGSVGDFKDRTAIPGAVVSFGGVKAVSTNDSGRFAINLPAGHYTAVARFIGYADRSLPVDVPADGTVNLDVLLIPSTSQLDMVVVSAGKFEQRVGEVTQSLSVLPASIVRDKNTTNLNSALDQVPGVVVVDEDPQIRAGSGFSYGAGSRVMMLVDGMPILSGDIGRPNWSLLPIEDIEQVEVIKGASSVLYGSAALSGVINVRTGWPTDSPKTRATVFGGVYDTPGNPDSKWWGPSPPLTTGASFYHGQRFKKFDLVIGGNAFGDQGYVGPERVPADTVRKDPYRLGKGGYDHRVRFNFATRWRNQKLKGLNYGLSGNVMKSHSTSVFLWDNLNEGLYRPMPNTMTNTIGTQFYLDPFVEYTGPKGTRHSLHGRWYRQDFENDNNQSNANDMLYGEYQYQEKFEFFGPTTVTLGVTGQQVSSHSVLYVGDGGGDGENTATNLAGYLQVDKKLMGKVAVSAGVRYEQFTVNDFKQAEPVFRAGATYQMFEGTFLRASYGQGFRFPTIGERYILTSVGSLHIYPNPDLQPETSVNMEVGVKQGFKIGNVTGYVDLVAFRQDFDRYVEFTFGQWGEDRSLANLVGLGFKSVNTGGARITGTELELAGKGNVGAVELGLLLGYTHTLPVSTTPDEAYARYTTTTGAVEEVSYANTSSYTKDEVLKFRVQDLFRGDVGADWKRYSAGVSVRYNSHVRNIDEAFILFEKYGYLGDVGIEKWMETHTTGDWITDVRVGYALTTQFKASFIVNNLSNEVYAIRPMAIEAPRSFQIMLALDI, from the coding sequence ATGAGGATTTTTTCGATGGTGCTGGCCACCTTCGGTCTCTTGACCGTGCAAGCTCAGTCGGACGCATCCCGGGGTGGGCGTGTCACCGGCTCTGTCGGGGATTTCAAGGACCGTACCGCCATTCCGGGCGCGGTAGTCTCCTTTGGCGGTGTCAAGGCGGTGAGCACCAATGACAGCGGGCGGTTTGCCATCAACCTTCCTGCGGGGCACTACACGGCCGTAGCGCGTTTCATCGGCTATGCGGACCGCAGCCTGCCGGTGGATGTACCAGCGGACGGGACGGTGAACTTGGACGTCCTGTTGATCCCTTCCACTTCGCAGTTGGACATGGTGGTGGTGAGCGCGGGGAAGTTCGAGCAGCGGGTAGGCGAGGTGACCCAGTCCTTGAGCGTTCTGCCTGCGTCGATCGTACGAGATAAAAACACCACCAACCTGAACAGTGCGCTGGATCAGGTGCCGGGTGTAGTGGTGGTGGATGAGGACCCGCAGATCCGTGCCGGCAGCGGATTCAGCTACGGCGCGGGCAGCCGCGTGATGATGCTGGTGGACGGCATGCCGATCCTCAGCGGGGACATCGGGCGACCGAACTGGTCGTTGCTGCCGATCGAGGATATTGAGCAGGTGGAGGTGATCAAGGGTGCGAGCAGTGTGCTATACGGCAGCGCGGCCCTCAGCGGCGTCATCAACGTCCGCACGGGCTGGCCGACCGATTCCCCCAAAACACGGGCGACGGTCTTCGGCGGAGTCTATGACACGCCCGGGAACCCGGATTCCAAGTGGTGGGGCCCCAGCCCGCCGTTGACCACGGGGGCCAGTTTTTACCATGGCCAGCGCTTCAAAAAGTTCGACCTCGTGATCGGAGGCAATGCCTTCGGCGATCAGGGTTATGTGGGACCGGAGCGCGTTCCGGCGGATACGGTCAGAAAGGATCCCTATCGGCTCGGGAAAGGCGGCTATGACCATCGCGTGCGGTTCAATTTTGCCACGCGCTGGCGCAACCAGAAGTTGAAGGGCCTTAACTACGGCCTAAGCGGGAACGTGATGAAGAGCCACAGCACCAGCGTCTTCCTCTGGGATAATTTGAACGAGGGCCTCTACCGGCCCATGCCGAACACAATGACCAACACGATCGGTACCCAGTTCTATCTCGATCCTTTTGTGGAATACACCGGCCCGAAGGGCACGCGGCACAGCCTGCACGGCCGCTGGTACCGGCAGGATTTCGAAAATGACAACAATCAGAGCAATGCCAACGACATGCTCTACGGCGAATATCAGTACCAGGAGAAATTCGAATTTTTCGGGCCGACCACGGTGACCTTGGGCGTCACGGGGCAGCAGGTTTCCAGCCATTCGGTGCTGTACGTTGGCGATGGGGGAGGCGATGGGGAGAACACCGCCACCAACCTTGCGGGCTACTTGCAGGTGGACAAGAAGTTGATGGGCAAAGTGGCGGTGAGCGCCGGGGTACGCTACGAGCAATTCACGGTGAATGACTTCAAGCAGGCGGAACCGGTTTTCCGTGCCGGGGCCACCTACCAGATGTTCGAGGGTACCTTTCTGCGGGCCAGTTACGGGCAAGGGTTCCGCTTCCCCACCATCGGCGAGCGCTACATCCTCACCTCCGTGGGCTCGCTGCACATCTATCCCAACCCCGATCTGCAACCGGAGACGAGCGTGAACATGGAGGTCGGGGTCAAGCAAGGCTTCAAGATCGGCAACGTCACCGGTTATGTGGACCTGGTGGCGTTCCGGCAAGATTTCGACCGGTATGTGGAGTTCACCTTCGGCCAATGGGGCGAGGACCGATCCCTTGCGAACTTGGTGGGGCTTGGTTTCAAGAGCGTCAATACCGGCGGTGCACGCATCACGGGCACCGAATTGGAATTGGCCGGCAAGGGAAATGTCGGGGCCGTGGAACTGGGCTTGTTGCTGGGCTACACCCACACCCTGCCTGTGAGCACCACACCGGATGAGGCCTATGCCCGGTACACCACCACCACGGGCGCGGTAGAGGAAGTGAGCTATGCCAACACCAGTTCGTATACCAAGGACGAGGTCCTCAAATTCCGGGTGCAGGACCTGTTCCGCGGCGATGTCGGGGCCGACTGGAAGCGGTATTCCGCAGGGGTCAGTGTGCGGTACAACAGCCATGTGCGCAACATCGACGAAGCGTTCATCCTGTTCGAGAAGTACGGATATCTGGGGGATGTGGGCATTGAAAAATGGATGGAAACGCACACCACGGGTGATTGGATCACGGATGTACGGGTCGGCTATGCCCTCACCACGCAGTTCAAGGCCTCGTTCATCGTGAACAACCTCAGCAACGAGGTCTATGCCATTCGGCCCATGGCGATCGAGGCACCCCGGAGCTTCCAGATCATGTTGGCGCTCGATATATGA
- the dprA gene encoding DNA-protecting protein DprA — protein MDDRQLIHRIALSLLKGIGPVNARNLVAYCGGVDPLFTDKAVRRSLEKVPGIGKVLAGSILGSSVIKAAERELAFVRTNKLRMLFYLDEDFPKRLRHCDDAPVLLFVKGKAELDPPRSVSIVGTRTPTEHGKRFCEELVEGLAPSGAMIVSGLAYGIDIIAHRSALRNGLSTVGCVAHGLDKLYPGEHAATAKEMCGQGALISELTSGSTFAPGNFPARNRVIAGLSDCTIVVESGPKGGSLITADIADSYDRDVMAFPGRPTDTYSTGCNRLIQQNKAHLITCAQDVLKLMEWLPETKKKVAVQSALFTDLMPDEQTLVDLIKAQGKIDIDTLCFRSQMLPHKAAGILLNLEFNGVVRSLPGKVYALN, from the coding sequence ATGGATGACCGCCAATTGATCCACCGCATCGCGCTCTCGTTGCTCAAAGGCATCGGGCCGGTGAACGCGCGCAACCTCGTGGCCTATTGCGGTGGCGTGGATCCGCTTTTCACCGACAAGGCGGTACGGCGCTCGTTGGAAAAAGTGCCCGGTATCGGCAAGGTGCTGGCCGGTTCGATCCTCGGCAGCTCGGTGATCAAGGCCGCCGAGCGGGAGCTCGCCTTCGTGCGCACGAACAAGCTGCGGATGCTCTTCTACTTGGATGAGGATTTCCCCAAGCGCCTCCGCCATTGCGATGATGCGCCGGTGCTGCTCTTCGTGAAGGGGAAGGCGGAACTGGACCCGCCGCGCAGCGTCTCCATCGTGGGCACCCGCACGCCCACGGAACACGGCAAGCGCTTCTGCGAAGAGCTGGTGGAAGGCCTCGCCCCCAGTGGCGCGATGATCGTGAGCGGCCTGGCCTATGGCATCGACATCATCGCCCACCGATCGGCCTTGCGGAACGGGCTGAGCACCGTGGGCTGCGTGGCGCACGGTCTGGACAAGCTCTATCCCGGCGAGCACGCCGCCACTGCGAAAGAGATGTGTGGCCAAGGCGCCCTGATCAGCGAACTCACCAGCGGCTCCACCTTCGCACCGGGCAACTTCCCCGCGCGCAATCGCGTGATCGCGGGCCTCAGCGACTGCACCATCGTGGTGGAGAGCGGCCCCAAAGGCGGCTCCCTCATCACAGCAGACATCGCCGACAGCTACGACCGCGATGTAATGGCCTTCCCCGGCAGGCCCACCGACACGTACAGCACTGGCTGCAACCGTCTGATCCAGCAGAACAAGGCGCACCTGATCACCTGCGCACAGGACGTGCTGAAGCTGATGGAATGGCTGCCCGAGACCAAGAAGAAGGTCGCTGTCCAGAGCGCGCTGTTCACAGACCTGATGCCGGACGAACAGACACTGGTGGACCTCATCAAGGCGCAGGGCAAGATCGATATCGACACGCTCTGTTTCCGCAGCCAAATGCTGCCACATAAGGCCGCAGGCATCCTGCTGAACCTGGAGTTCAATGGCGTGGTGCGGAGTCTTCCGGGGAAGGTTTATGCGTTGAATTGA
- a CDS encoding T9SS type A sorting domain-containing protein, which produces MKRTISAVTLLLLCSLASQAQNIASVANGLYYMPTTWDCLCLPTPGMHITINHQVTLNNDLGPLSGSITINASGALIQDAVPRSMLMTGGAFSNSGNFSIDLMQVQGGSFTNSGTAQIRSYANYAAIENTGTISGTDSLLNMGSYTNSGALEHATIYTGLTFNNLGTVTGVDSLYNQGTLTNGPTAHITADSLYNAGNLTNDGILEHVAFTNAGTYTNNGEVQFNDMTNRAGVFHNYGTLTGTGSMTNADDFFNYPGGAVTLAVSFLNGSLTVPPLPAAVFTNDGTVTIGDSWYNFDLVTGDSSGYWSVQDSSVNAGNMTGDFQFCDQTPLSLNFPVVDYNLGTVAPSVRFCQLITSVGVGEKDVLSVFPNPTTDLVSVQLPTGKRSSAVIVTDMAGKRMAAPVAYTSGPEKLSVDLTGLAQGMYLLEVRAEGQRYRTVVVKR; this is translated from the coding sequence ATGAAACGAACCATTTCAGCCGTCACGTTGCTGCTCCTGTGCAGCCTTGCTTCCCAAGCGCAGAACATTGCCAGTGTGGCCAATGGCCTCTACTACATGCCCACGACGTGGGACTGCCTCTGCCTCCCGACGCCGGGCATGCACATCACCATCAACCACCAGGTGACCTTGAACAACGACCTGGGACCTCTTTCAGGCTCCATCACCATCAATGCTTCGGGGGCGCTGATCCAGGATGCCGTACCACGCAGCATGCTCATGACCGGTGGCGCCTTCTCTAACAGCGGAAACTTCAGCATCGACCTCATGCAGGTGCAAGGGGGCAGTTTCACAAACTCGGGGACCGCACAGATCAGGTCCTATGCCAACTATGCCGCCATTGAGAACACCGGCACCATCAGCGGCACGGACAGTTTGCTCAACATGGGGTCGTACACCAACAGCGGTGCATTGGAGCATGCCACCATCTACACGGGGCTGACCTTCAATAACCTCGGCACCGTGACGGGGGTGGACAGCTTGTACAACCAAGGCACCCTGACCAACGGGCCGACGGCGCACATTACGGCCGACAGCCTGTACAATGCGGGGAACCTGACGAACGACGGGATCCTGGAGCATGTCGCCTTCACCAATGCGGGCACCTACACCAATAATGGCGAGGTCCAGTTCAATGACATGACCAATCGCGCAGGGGTGTTCCACAACTACGGGACCCTCACGGGCACGGGCAGCATGACCAATGCCGACGATTTCTTCAATTACCCCGGAGGTGCGGTGACATTGGCGGTAAGTTTTTTGAACGGGTCACTGACCGTTCCACCCTTGCCGGCGGCCGTGTTCACGAACGACGGGACGGTGACCATCGGTGACAGTTGGTACAATTTCGACCTGGTGACCGGGGATTCCTCGGGTTACTGGAGCGTGCAGGACTCATCGGTCAATGCCGGGAACATGACCGGTGATTTCCAGTTCTGCGACCAGACCCCGTTGTCCCTGAATTTCCCGGTGGTGGACTACAATTTAGGCACTGTGGCCCCCTCGGTCCGGTTCTGCCAATTGATCACTTCGGTCGGCGTTGGGGAAAAGGATGTGCTCAGCGTCTTCCCGAACCCCACAACGGATCTCGTTTCCGTGCAATTACCCACTGGGAAGCGGTCTTCAGCCGTGATCGTGACGGACATGGCCGGCAAGCGCATGGCCGCGCCTGTTGCGTACACCTCCGGGCCCGAAAAGTTGAGCGTAGATCTGACCGGCCTTGCGCAAGGGATGTATTTGTTGGAAGTCCGAGCTGAAGGTCAGCGCTACAGGACGGTGGTGGTGAAGCGGTAG
- a CDS encoding ORF6N domain-containing protein gives MKELVSSDRIESVILEFRGVKVMLDQDLAELYEVETKYLKRQVKRNIERFPLDFMFELSTEEFENLRSQLGTSSWGGTRYAPMAFTEQGIAQLSSVLNSPRAIAVNIQVIRLFTRMREVLSTHKELLLQLEKLRGTVTHNTRDIKVVFNLLKKMQAEERNRLLLVQIAKEKKKHRPVVGFKTDKDKPEQ, from the coding sequence ATGAAAGAGCTCGTTTCTTCTGATCGCATCGAAAGCGTTATCCTCGAGTTCAGAGGGGTGAAGGTGATGCTCGACCAAGACTTGGCCGAACTCTACGAAGTAGAGACCAAGTACCTCAAACGGCAGGTGAAGCGCAACATCGAACGCTTCCCCTTGGACTTCATGTTCGAGTTGAGCACCGAGGAGTTCGAGAACTTGAGGAGCCAACTTGGCACCTCAAGTTGGGGCGGAACGCGCTATGCGCCAATGGCCTTCACTGAGCAAGGCATCGCACAACTCTCCAGCGTGCTCAATAGTCCGCGTGCCATCGCAGTGAACATTCAGGTCATCCGCCTCTTTACCCGCATGCGCGAAGTGCTCTCCACGCACAAGGAACTCTTGTTGCAGTTGGAGAAGCTGCGCGGCACGGTAACGCATAACACCCGTGACATCAAGGTGGTCTTCAACCTGCTGAAGAAAATGCAGGCGGAGGAACGCAACCGCTTGCTGCTTGTACAGATCGCAAAGGAAAAGAAGAAACACAGGCCGGTGGTAGGGTTCAAGACGGATAAGGACAAGCCGGAGCAGTAG
- the deoC gene encoding deoxyribose-phosphate aldolase produces MTRAIPAPGHIPTIDQVGIEERVARIKTRSIKKETKVQGMKLALSMIDLTTLEGADTPGKVRQLCYKGIHLHDSLPGLPTVAAICVYPTLVKTAKKALGDSGVKVAAVATAFPSGQAPKAVKIADTKFAVSEGADEIDMVISRGHFHSGEYNFVADEIAAVKEVCGEARLKVILETGELGTYDKVRLASDIAIAAGADFIKTSTGKISPAATMEVTLVMLHAIRDHYLKTGVMIAMKPAGGIRTSKQALHYLMMVKEELGPEWLDNHWFRFGASSLANDILMQLEKEATGRYQSADYFSVD; encoded by the coding sequence ATGACGCGCGCCATTCCCGCGCCCGGTCATATCCCCACCATCGACCAAGTGGGCATCGAGGAGCGCGTCGCCCGCATCAAGACGCGCAGCATCAAAAAGGAAACGAAGGTGCAGGGGATGAAGCTCGCCCTGAGCATGATCGACCTCACTACGCTCGAAGGCGCGGACACGCCCGGCAAGGTGCGCCAGCTCTGCTACAAGGGCATCCACCTGCACGACTCGCTTCCCGGCCTGCCCACCGTGGCCGCCATCTGCGTGTATCCCACCTTGGTGAAGACCGCCAAGAAGGCCTTAGGTGACAGCGGCGTGAAAGTGGCCGCCGTGGCCACCGCCTTCCCCAGCGGACAGGCGCCCAAAGCCGTGAAGATCGCCGACACCAAATTCGCTGTCAGCGAAGGTGCCGACGAGATCGACATGGTGATCTCCCGCGGTCATTTCCACAGCGGCGAGTACAATTTCGTAGCCGATGAGATCGCCGCGGTGAAGGAGGTCTGTGGCGAGGCGCGGCTGAAGGTGATCTTGGAGACCGGCGAACTCGGCACTTACGACAAGGTGCGCTTGGCGAGCGATATCGCCATCGCGGCCGGGGCCGATTTCATCAAGACCAGCACGGGCAAGATCAGCCCCGCCGCCACCATGGAAGTAACGCTGGTGATGCTGCACGCCATCCGCGACCACTATTTGAAGACCGGCGTAATGATCGCGATGAAGCCCGCTGGCGGGATCCGCACCAGCAAGCAGGCACTGCACTACCTGATGATGGTGAAGGAGGAACTCGGCCCCGAATGGCTGGACAACCACTGGTTCCGTTTCGGTGCCAGCAGCTTGGCCAACGACATCCTCATGCAGCTGGAGAAAGAGGCCACCGGCAGGTACCAGAGCGCGGACTACTTCAGCGTGGATTGA
- the cysC gene encoding adenylyl-sulfate kinase — MTNVPEHIHPIADRLLQRADKETLLGQRGCVVWMTGLSGSGKSTIAIALEQRLHTEGRYAVVLDGDNVRAGINNNLGFSDADRSENIRRVAEVAKLFAQNGAVVICCFVSPTVAIREQARSIIGEADFSEIFVDTPLEECERRDVKGLYAKARAGEIKDFTGISAPFEPPPFPALHLTTVGRSADVAAEKLFQYLLPRIKRN, encoded by the coding sequence ATGACAAACGTCCCGGAGCATATCCACCCCATTGCCGATCGCCTGCTCCAGCGGGCCGACAAGGAGACCTTGTTGGGCCAACGTGGCTGCGTGGTCTGGATGACCGGGCTGAGCGGCAGCGGAAAAAGCACCATCGCCATCGCGCTGGAACAACGCCTCCACACCGAAGGCCGCTACGCCGTGGTGCTCGATGGGGACAATGTCCGTGCCGGGATCAACAACAACCTCGGCTTCAGCGATGCTGACCGCTCGGAGAACATCCGCCGCGTCGCCGAGGTGGCCAAGCTGTTCGCACAGAACGGCGCCGTGGTGATCTGCTGCTTCGTAAGCCCGACCGTCGCCATCCGCGAGCAGGCCCGCTCGATCATCGGAGAGGCCGACTTTTCGGAGATCTTCGTGGATACCCCGCTGGAAGAATGCGAACGCCGCGACGTGAAAGGACTTTATGCCAAGGCACGCGCAGGCGAGATCAAGGATTTTACCGGCATCAGCGCACCCTTTGAGCCTCCGCCATTCCCCGCCCTGCACCTGACGACCGTGGGCCGCAGCGCGGACGTGGCGGCGGAGAAACTGTTCCAATACCTCTTGCCGCGCATCAAACGGAATTGA
- the cysD gene encoding sulfate adenylyltransferase subunit CysD, with protein MHSYRLTHLKELESESMHILREVASQFDNPTLLFSGGKDSILCFHLARKAFFPAKVPFPLLHVDTGHNFSETIEFRDRLVKEQGATLLVGSVQKSIDEGKVQEETGFHASRNKLQIGTLLEAIETNKIDCAIGGARRDEEKARAKERVFSHRDEFGQWDPKNQRPELWNLYNGRKRPGEHFRAFPISNWTEMDVWQYILLENIDIPNIYFSHEREVFKRDGVLYANSPFMHLKPTEKPFMKRVRFRTIGDMSCTGAVDSPASTLEEIIEEVASTRTTERGTRMDDKRSEAAMEDRKKEGYF; from the coding sequence ATGCATTCCTACCGACTGACCCATTTGAAAGAACTCGAAAGCGAGAGCATGCACATCCTCCGGGAAGTGGCCTCGCAGTTCGACAACCCCACGCTGCTGTTCAGTGGCGGCAAGGACAGCATTCTCTGCTTCCATCTCGCGCGCAAGGCGTTCTTCCCCGCCAAGGTGCCCTTCCCATTACTGCATGTGGACACGGGCCACAACTTCAGTGAGACCATCGAGTTCCGCGACCGCTTGGTGAAGGAGCAAGGTGCAACATTGCTGGTGGGCAGCGTGCAGAAGAGCATCGACGAGGGCAAGGTGCAGGAGGAGACGGGATTCCATGCCAGCCGGAACAAGCTGCAGATAGGCACCCTGCTGGAGGCCATCGAAACGAACAAGATCGACTGCGCCATCGGCGGTGCCCGCCGCGATGAGGAGAAGGCCCGTGCCAAGGAGCGCGTCTTCAGCCACCGCGATGAGTTCGGCCAATGGGACCCGAAAAACCAGCGCCCGGAACTCTGGAATTTGTACAACGGCAGAAAGCGTCCGGGCGAGCATTTCCGCGCGTTCCCCATCAGCAACTGGACGGAGATGGACGTGTGGCAATACATCCTGCTGGAGAACATCGATATCCCGAACATCTACTTCAGCCATGAGCGCGAAGTATTCAAGCGCGACGGCGTGCTCTATGCCAACTCGCCCTTCATGCATCTGAAGCCGACTGAAAAACCCTTCATGAAGCGCGTCCGCTTCCGCACCATCGGTGACATGAGCTGCACCGGCGCGGTGGATTCACCGGCATCAACGCTCGAAGAGATCATCGAGGAAGTGGCTTCCACACGTACTACTGAGCGCGGCACGCGCATGGACGATAAGCGCAGTGAGGCGGCTATGGAGGACAGGAAGAAAGAAGGATATTTCTAG
- a CDS encoding GTP-binding protein produces MSNNSSHGYLDMDLLRFTTAGSVDDGKSTLIGRLLYDSRAIFDDQMEAVEQASSKRGSGEVDLSLLTDGLRAEREQGITIDVAYRYFATPKRKFIIADTPGHIQYTRNMVTGASTANLAIILVDARKGIQEQTNRHAFIASLLGIPHVVFCINKMDLVDYDEAVFKKIQSELEDFSSKLEARDLNFIPISALKGDNVVHRSARMDWYQGSTLMYLLENIHIAGDLNHIDRRFPVQHVIRPMTDEWHDFRGFAGQITGGIFRTGDAVQVLPSGFQSTIKSIHLGEREVVEAFAPQSVVMALSDEIDISRGDMIVSPHNLPHSSQDIDVMLCWLNERPLQPNGKYAVKHTTRDARCMVKEVTYKMDINTLRKNEDDKVIGMNDIGRVQLRTTVPLHFDNYTRNRNSGSLILIDEGTNETVAAGMIL; encoded by the coding sequence ATGAGCAATAATTCTTCCCACGGCTATTTGGACATGGACCTCCTGCGCTTCACAACGGCGGGCAGCGTGGATGACGGCAAGAGCACATTGATCGGGCGCCTGCTGTACGACAGCCGTGCGATCTTCGACGACCAGATGGAGGCCGTGGAACAAGCCAGCTCCAAGCGCGGCAGCGGTGAGGTGGACCTGAGCCTGCTGACCGACGGCCTCCGCGCCGAGCGCGAACAAGGCATCACGATCGATGTGGCCTACCGCTACTTCGCCACGCCCAAGCGCAAGTTCATCATCGCCGATACGCCGGGGCACATCCAGTACACGCGCAACATGGTGACCGGCGCGAGCACCGCGAACCTCGCGATCATACTCGTGGATGCCCGCAAAGGCATTCAAGAGCAGACCAACCGCCACGCCTTCATCGCTTCGTTGCTGGGCATTCCGCACGTGGTGTTCTGCATCAACAAGATGGACCTCGTGGACTATGACGAGGCGGTTTTCAAGAAGATCCAGAGCGAGTTGGAGGACTTCAGTAGCAAACTGGAAGCCCGGGACCTCAATTTCATCCCCATCAGCGCGCTGAAGGGCGACAACGTGGTACACCGCAGCGCACGCATGGACTGGTACCAAGGCTCCACCCTGATGTACCTGCTGGAGAACATCCACATCGCGGGCGACCTCAACCACATCGACCGCCGCTTCCCCGTGCAGCACGTGATCCGTCCGATGACCGATGAGTGGCATGACTTCCGCGGTTTCGCAGGCCAGATCACCGGCGGCATTTTCCGCACGGGGGACGCTGTGCAGGTACTTCCCAGCGGATTCCAAAGCACCATCAAGAGCATTCACTTGGGCGAGCGTGAAGTAGTGGAGGCCTTCGCGCCGCAAAGCGTAGTGATGGCGCTCTCCGACGAGATCGACATCAGCCGCGGCGATATGATCGTGAGCCCGCACAACCTGCCGCATAGCAGCCAGGACATCGACGTGATGCTCTGCTGGCTGAACGAACGCCCGCTACAGCCCAATGGCAAGTATGCGGTGAAGCACACCACCCGTGACGCACGCTGCATGGTGAAGGAGGTGACCTATAAGATGGACATCAACACCTTGCGCAAGAATGAGGATGACAAGGTGATCGGAATGAACGACATCGGTCGCGTGCAGCTTCGCACCACCGTGCCCCTTCACTTCGACAACTACACGCGCAATAGGAATTCCGGCAGCTTGATCCTCATCGATGAGGGCACCAACGAAACAGTGGCGGCGGGGATGATCCTGTGA
- a CDS encoding VanZ family protein: MRALIRRHAWLPATLWAVAVLVLTLMPGRDVPAWPWAEQVQLDKFVHAFLFGMQSLLLGLALASMRWRFRIGPRALGAVLAIAYGGVIELLQQAMGQGRQGDVLDLLADAAGALFGYGLLSWRVRR; encoded by the coding sequence ATGCGAGCGCTGATCCGGCGGCACGCTTGGCTACCGGCCACGCTCTGGGCCGTGGCGGTGCTCGTGCTCACCCTGATGCCGGGCCGTGACGTGCCGGCTTGGCCTTGGGCCGAGCAGGTGCAATTGGACAAGTTCGTGCATGCCTTCCTTTTCGGGATGCAAAGCCTGTTGCTGGGCTTGGCCTTGGCAAGCATGAGGTGGCGGTTCCGCATCGGCCCGCGGGCCCTTGGTGCCGTGCTGGCGATCGCCTACGGTGGCGTGATCGAGCTTTTACAGCAGGCCATGGGCCAAGGCCGGCAAGGTGATGTGCTGGACCTGCTGGCGGACGCAGCGGGCGCGCTATTTGGCTACGGCTTGCTGAGCTGGCGGGTCCGGAGGTAG
- the gcvH gene encoding glycine cleavage system protein GcvH — MNIPAELKYTKDHEWVRVEGEVAVIGITDHAQSELGDIVFVDINTEGQDVAQESVFGTIEAVKTVSDLFMPVSGTVTEVNAALADDPAAVNKDPYGSGWIVKVKIKDAAELEGLLSAEQYQESIG, encoded by the coding sequence ATGAATATCCCAGCTGAACTGAAGTACACCAAGGACCACGAATGGGTCCGCGTTGAAGGTGAGGTGGCCGTTATCGGAATCACTGACCATGCCCAAAGCGAGCTCGGCGACATCGTATTCGTGGACATCAACACGGAAGGACAGGATGTGGCTCAGGAATCGGTCTTCGGAACCATCGAGGCGGTGAAGACGGTGAGCGACCTGTTCATGCCCGTCAGCGGAACGGTGACGGAGGTGAATGCGGCATTGGCGGACGACCCTGCGGCCGTGAACAAGGACCCTTACGGCAGCGGCTGGATCGTGAAGGTGAAGATCAAGGACGCCGCTGAGTTGGAGGGTCTCCTGTCCGCCGAGCAGTACCAAGAGTCCATTGGTTGA